Within the Leptospira stimsonii genome, the region CCATCCTTTCAATTTCGCGGTTATCCTGGCGAATTCGAAATAAACGGTCAACCGTATCCCGTAAAAAATCCATACGAAACTCTGAAAGAACTCTTCCCGAATAAAAAAACTTCCAAAAAATATTCGGGCGGTCTGGTGGGTTTTTTGAGCTACGACGCGACTACTCTTTTCGAACCGGTAACAAATTTGAATCCAAGGGAAGGGTTCCCCCTTTTTTCCTTTGGAATGTATTTGGACGGAGTGATCCTGGATCATCTCACCGGAGACGCGGAATACATTTATTACGTCGAAAATCGGTTTTCCGAATTGAACGATTTAATCAACGAAAAGTGCGGAATTGACGAAAAGACGAAAGTGAACTCTTTGGGATATTCCAAAACAAAAGAAGAATATTCTAATATGTTCCTTAATACAAAGGACGAAATTTTGGCTGGAAACACCTTCCAGTGTCAGATCGGCTTCGAAGAAAAATTCGAGATCGAAGGCAGTTCGATTCCAATCTATCGTTCGTTACGGAAAAACAATCCGTCTCCGTATCTTTTCTTTTATAAGGATCAGGAATTAGAAACCTTCGGTTCTAGTCCGGAGTTACTTTTTTCGCATCGGGATCGGATCGTAGAAACGTATCCTCTCGCGGGGACATATCCGAGAGGAAAGACTCAAGCAGAAGATAGAATTCTTACAAAGAAATTGTTAAGCGACGAAAAAGAAAGGGCGGAACATTCTATGTTGATCGATCTTCACAGAAACGATTTGAGTCGTGTTTGTGAAATCGGGACGGTAAGGCTCAAAAAAGATTTCGAAATTCTTAAATTCACCCACGTTCAACACATTACGAGCGAGGTCGCCGGCATTTTAAGAGAAAAGGAGGATTCCTTTTCCGGTCTCGCGTCCGTTTTTCCGGCGGGGACTCTCACAGGAGCTCCAAAAGTAGAATCGATCAAGTTGATTCGTAAGACGGAAGGTGATGAACGCGGACCTTACGGCGGAGTGATGGGATATTATTCTTTGGACGGAAGCTCTCAATTTTGCATTCTGATTCGGAGTCTTTTCAGGAACGGATCGTCCGCGTATTCGAGAGCGGCATCGGGAATCGTCTTGGACTCGGTAGAAGATTTAGAATATCAAGAAATTCTAAATAAGTTGAAAGCAGTAAGAAAATCAATGGAGGAATTTTTTATATGAAAAGTTGTGTCGTTATCGATCATTACGATTCTTTCACATATAACCTTGTTCATCTATTGGAGGAGAAGTTAAGTGCTGGAGGTAGAAATTTTCGGCTTTCGATCTTTCGCCAAGACGAAGTCGGATTAAACGAGATTCTCGCGGTCAATCCGACTCATATTCTTCTTTCCCCCGGTCCGGGAAATCCGGAAGATCCCGAATATTTCGGAGTTTCGGAGTCGGTTCTGAAAATTCGAAATCCTTACATCAAAATTCTGGGGGTTTGTCTCGGAATGCAAGGAATCGTCACTTCATTCGGAGGAAATCTTCGGAGATCGAAAATACCCTTTCACGGTAAGACCTCTCTGATTTCTCACGATCAACAGGGTGTGTTCTCGGGAATTTCAAAAGAAATTCGCGTTATGCGATATCATTCCCTGGAAGGAGTTTCCGAATCGTTACCGTCCTGTTTGGAAATTTCAGCCGAGGTCGAGGATGACGATCGTGTATTGATGGGCGTGAGGCATAAGATTCTTCCCATCGAAGGAGTTCAATTTCATCCCGAATCGTTTGCAACGGAAGGAGGTTATAGAATCGTGGAAAATTTTCTGAAGTGATGAGCACGCCGGGGCAAATCCCGGCTTCTCAGCAAAGAATTTTAAGAATGATTCTTATCCAGTGAAAGAATGTAGTTGTTTAGAAGAATAGCTATCTCCTCTTTATGAAATGGTTTGCTGATATACTGATCCATCCCCGCCGCTAAACACGCATCCCTGTCCGACTGATTTGCGTTAGCCGTAATTGCGATGATGTAGGGTCGTTTGGATTGATTGGTATGTTGAGTTAGAATTTTCGCCGTATCGATTCCGCTCAACTCCGGCATCTGTATGTCCAAAAACAGAACGTCGGCCCCGTAGGTTTCGATATGGTGTAATGCTTCGATTCCGTTGGAGACGATTTTCGGAGTGTAGCCTAACTTTTCCAATACTCTTCTAATGAGCATCTGATTGATTTCGTTGTCCTCAGCGACTAAAATTTTCAGGTTGGGAGATAAGTTATCGTTTAGATGAAAGATCGATTTTTTTGGTTCGATCAAGAGCTCGGATTTTTCGGCGACCGGAAGGGGGCCGGAAACTTCAAAAACGCTTCCTCGGTTCATTACGCTCGTTGCCGTAAGTTTTAGATTCATCAGATTGCCAAGGTTTTTACTGATGGCGAGGCCTAATCCGGTTCCTCCGTATTTTCTGGAAACCGAAGTGTCCGCCTGCGTGTAAGCTTGGAAAAGTTCGCGTAGTTTCGGTTCCGGAATTCCGATACCTGTGTCTTTGACTCTGATTTCTATTTCCACCTGCTTGGAAGCGATCGGCTTTGTAGAGAGTTCCACGATGACACTCCCTTTTTCCGTGAACTTGAATGCGTTCGATAGAAGATTGACTAGAATCTGTTTGAGACGATTGGGATCGGTGACTACGATGAGCGATTCGATTTTCCCGCTTTCCAGTTTGAATTCTAGATTTTTGATCCGAGCGTCCATTTCGAAAAGGGAGAATACTTCTCTTAACAAATCCATTAAGTCGAACGCGATATTCTCAAACGTCATACGACCGGATTCTAATTTAGAAAAATCTAAAATATCGTTCAACAGGTTGAGAAGAAGTCGTCCACTTTTGCGAATCGTCTGAACGTAATCCTCTTGTTCGGTTAACAATTTCGTTTCCGCTAATAGATCGGTAACTCCCAGGATGCCGTGAACGGGAGTTCTGATTTCGTGACTCATATTCGCGAAAAACTGACTTTTAGAATTTTGTAGTTCTTCTTCTTTTTCGCTTAAACGAATCAGTTCGCGATTCTTTTTGATCAATTCCAAATTTGCGATTACCTGATCCGCGAGAACTTGAAGAATACTCTTTTGTTTTGCGTCTAACTTCTTCGGTTTTTGGTCGATTACGCACAGGGTTCCTATCATATAACCTTCCGGTGTTTTCAGAGGCGCACCCGCGTAAAAACGAATGAAGGGAGGTCCCAAGACGAGGGGATTGTTTTTGAAACGATCGTCCTCCAGCGCATCTTCCACTTCGAAAAGTTCCTCGTGAAGGATTGCATATTGGCAAAATGAAATATTGCGAGGTGTTTCCTTGTCCTCCAATCCGATTTTGGCTTTGAACCATTGCCTATCCGTGTCGATCAGAGAAATTAGAGAAATGGAGGAATTACAGATAAAGGCGGCGATTTGAATCAGAGAATCGAATTTTGCCTCCGGACCCGTATCCAAAATCTGATACTCCTTGAGAGCCTTGATTCGTTCGGCTTCGTTATCCGGAACCGGGGCTATGTTCTTTTTGAAAGAGTCCATTTAGTAAGACCTGACGAATTCTTTGCAGAATTTATATTAAATCAAGATTAAATTCGAACGACGTGAAAATGTTTCGGCGATTTTGAACCTTTCAAATAAAGGCAATTCTGAAGTTGTCTCATTTCTTTGCAGATTCTTCCACGAATTCCGGAATTTAGAATCCATTCTCCCGCACTATAAGGGAATTTAAGTTTGGAATGATTCGTAAACGTTATTTTTGTTCCATGATCGGAATTCTGAAACGTATAG harbors:
- a CDS encoding anthranilate synthase component I family protein → MSNRIQNLKQYLNTLPEKPTSLPFPLLENEIDDFLFRLTKKYSGCFLLESHPGYPNNYRYSILGFSPSFQFRGYPGEFEINGQPYPVKNPYETLKELFPNKKTSKKYSGGLVGFLSYDATTLFEPVTNLNPREGFPLFSFGMYLDGVILDHLTGDAEYIYYVENRFSELNDLINEKCGIDEKTKVNSLGYSKTKEEYSNMFLNTKDEILAGNTFQCQIGFEEKFEIEGSSIPIYRSLRKNNPSPYLFFYKDQELETFGSSPELLFSHRDRIVETYPLAGTYPRGKTQAEDRILTKKLLSDEKERAEHSMLIDLHRNDLSRVCEIGTVRLKKDFEILKFTHVQHITSEVAGILREKEDSFSGLASVFPAGTLTGAPKVESIKLIRKTEGDERGPYGGVMGYYSLDGSSQFCILIRSLFRNGSSAYSRAASGIVLDSVEDLEYQEILNKLKAVRKSMEEFFI
- a CDS encoding anthranilate synthase component II, producing the protein MKSCVVIDHYDSFTYNLVHLLEEKLSAGGRNFRLSIFRQDEVGLNEILAVNPTHILLSPGPGNPEDPEYFGVSESVLKIRNPYIKILGVCLGMQGIVTSFGGNLRRSKIPFHGKTSLISHDQQGVFSGISKEIRVMRYHSLEGVSESLPSCLEISAEVEDDDRVLMGVRHKILPIEGVQFHPESFATEGGYRIVENFLK
- a CDS encoding GAF domain-containing hybrid sensor histidine kinase/response regulator translates to MDSFKKNIAPVPDNEAERIKALKEYQILDTGPEAKFDSLIQIAAFICNSSISLISLIDTDRQWFKAKIGLEDKETPRNISFCQYAILHEELFEVEDALEDDRFKNNPLVLGPPFIRFYAGAPLKTPEGYMIGTLCVIDQKPKKLDAKQKSILQVLADQVIANLELIKKNRELIRLSEKEEELQNSKSQFFANMSHEIRTPVHGILGVTDLLAETKLLTEQEDYVQTIRKSGRLLLNLLNDILDFSKLESGRMTFENIAFDLMDLLREVFSLFEMDARIKNLEFKLESGKIESLIVVTDPNRLKQILVNLLSNAFKFTEKGSVIVELSTKPIASKQVEIEIRVKDTGIGIPEPKLRELFQAYTQADTSVSRKYGGTGLGLAISKNLGNLMNLKLTATSVMNRGSVFEVSGPLPVAEKSELLIEPKKSIFHLNDNLSPNLKILVAEDNEINQMLIRRVLEKLGYTPKIVSNGIEALHHIETYGADVLFLDIQMPELSGIDTAKILTQHTNQSKRPYIIAITANANQSDRDACLAAGMDQYISKPFHKEEIAILLNNYILSLDKNHS